In Agarivorans gilvus, one genomic interval encodes:
- a CDS encoding SanA/YdcF family protein: protein MKKFFSIIVLISLLVLLALAAIDRYISSQVAGQWFRHMDQLPAQPVALVLGTSKYVGKRLNTYYTFRVEAAAQLYHTNKVRALILSGDNATRYYNEPITMLNDVLRLDVPREHISLDYAGFRTFDSVVRAKQVFGQQAMIIVSQQFHVERALYIANHYGIKAYGYVVDDAPSEFHWRVRLREVLARAKALIDIHILKAKPHFLGEPEEVNIRDNLTESE, encoded by the coding sequence TTGAAGAAATTCTTTAGCATTATTGTGCTGATTAGCCTGTTAGTGCTGTTAGCTTTAGCGGCTATTGACCGATATATTTCCAGTCAGGTGGCAGGGCAATGGTTTCGCCACATGGATCAGCTCCCCGCCCAGCCGGTCGCTTTGGTATTGGGCACCAGTAAGTATGTAGGTAAGCGTTTAAATACCTATTACACCTTCAGAGTAGAAGCCGCAGCCCAGCTTTATCATACCAACAAAGTGAGAGCGCTGATTTTAAGCGGAGATAATGCCACCCGCTACTATAATGAACCTATCACCATGCTAAATGATGTATTGCGCTTGGATGTGCCGCGAGAACATATTTCTTTAGACTATGCGGGCTTTCGTACCTTTGATTCGGTGGTTAGAGCCAAACAGGTGTTTGGCCAGCAAGCGATGATTATTGTGTCTCAGCAATTTCATGTTGAGCGAGCCTTATACATCGCTAATCACTATGGTATTAAAGCTTATGGTTATGTGGTGGATGATGCGCCGAGTGAGTTTCATTGGCGAGTCCGTTTGCGCGAGGTGCTGGCTCGGGCCAAAGCCTTAATTGATATACATATATTAAAAGCGAAACCGCATTTTTTAGGGGAACCTGAAGAAGTGAATATTCGCGACAATCTTACAGAGAGTGAGTGA
- a CDS encoding aldo/keto reductase, whose amino-acid sequence MDFSILGSSNLKVSRICLGSMTWGLQNNQSDANQQIDFALAQGINFIDTAEMYAVPPSADTYGKTETIIGNWLAANPQRRKDIILATKIAGSGLPWVRDGGPINAAAVVEAVDASLQRLQTDYIDLYQLHWPNRTTPHFGKHWPNQIQPSALDAADHQAQMLDILQGLQQCVEAGKIRHCGLSDDTPWGINTYLKLSEQHKLPRMVSIQNEFSLLHAKDWPYLIENCVQENVAYLPWSPLAGGLLSGKYANGARPEGSRWTYMQRNGIFRDTPQAHEAVAAYSEIAAGYGYTPAQLALAWCDQVDGVTSTIIGATSMSQLKEDIDAFAKPLSERAMQDIAEVFNRYPAPY is encoded by the coding sequence ATGGATTTTTCAATACTAGGTAGTAGTAATTTAAAGGTTTCTCGTATTTGCTTAGGCAGCATGACCTGGGGCTTACAAAACAATCAAAGTGATGCTAACCAACAAATTGACTTTGCTCTAGCCCAAGGCATTAACTTTATCGATACCGCCGAAATGTATGCGGTGCCCCCGTCTGCTGATACCTACGGCAAAACAGAAACCATTATCGGCAATTGGTTAGCGGCCAATCCACAGCGCCGCAAAGACATTATTTTAGCCACCAAAATTGCCGGTTCCGGCCTGCCTTGGGTGCGTGATGGCGGCCCAATTAACGCAGCCGCCGTTGTTGAAGCGGTAGACGCTTCATTGCAACGTTTGCAAACCGATTACATCGATCTTTACCAGTTACACTGGCCAAACCGAACCACCCCACACTTTGGTAAACATTGGCCTAACCAAATTCAACCCAGCGCGCTGGATGCCGCTGACCACCAAGCACAAATGTTAGATATTTTGCAGGGTTTGCAGCAGTGTGTTGAGGCCGGAAAAATTCGCCATTGTGGCTTATCAGATGATACGCCGTGGGGGATCAACACCTATTTGAAACTTAGCGAGCAACACAAGCTGCCACGCATGGTATCGATTCAAAATGAATTTAGCCTACTGCACGCCAAAGATTGGCCTTATTTAATTGAAAACTGTGTGCAAGAAAACGTGGCCTACCTACCTTGGTCGCCACTAGCGGGAGGCTTGCTCAGTGGTAAATATGCCAACGGCGCGCGCCCCGAAGGCAGCCGTTGGACCTACATGCAGCGCAATGGCATTTTCCGTGATACTCCACAAGCTCACGAGGCAGTGGCCGCCTATAGCGAGATTGCCGCCGGTTATGGTTATACCCCCGCACAGCTAGCCTTAGCTTGGTGTGATCAAGTTGATGGTGTTACTTCTACTATTATTGGCGCAACCTCGATGAGCCAACTCAAAGAAGACATCGACGCCTTTGCCAAACCGCTTAGCGAACGCGCCATGCAAGACATTGCCGAAGTATTTAACCGCTACCCTGCACCTTACTAA
- a CDS encoding cytochrome b, translating to MNIVNNNQQFGLVSKLIHWLMATLFIAIIAIALYMDELPRGAEKFEWVSLHKAFGVCALAAILLRIAWHRMTKAPTPLGEGWQLKLAHLGHVALYLLMLLMPISGLMMSLAGGHDVAVFNWFTLSGFSEQNETLSGIASFVHHNAANLLYLVLALHVGAALHHHFILKDETLKRITSA from the coding sequence ATGAATATTGTAAATAACAATCAACAATTTGGTTTAGTCAGTAAACTAATACATTGGCTTATGGCCACCCTATTTATCGCCATCATCGCGATTGCTTTATATATGGATGAGCTGCCACGTGGCGCAGAAAAATTTGAATGGGTAAGCTTACATAAAGCCTTCGGTGTATGTGCCTTAGCCGCCATTTTACTGCGTATAGCTTGGCATAGAATGACTAAAGCACCCACTCCCTTGGGTGAGGGCTGGCAACTCAAATTGGCTCATTTAGGCCATGTTGCCTTGTACCTATTAATGCTGCTCATGCCCATATCTGGTTTAATGATGTCATTAGCTGGCGGCCACGATGTAGCGGTATTTAACTGGTTTACCCTATCGGGCTTTAGTGAACAAAATGAAACCTTAAGCGGTATCGCGTCTTTCGTTCACCACAATGCCGCCAACTTACTCTACCTAGTCTTAGCCCTACATGTGGGGGCAGCGCTTCATCATCACTTCATCTTAAAAGATGAAACACTCAAGCGTATCACCTCTGCCTAG
- a CDS encoding DUF2867 domain-containing protein — MRILVIGALGTIGSKLVPALLQEGHDVSISSRDPKKPCPWPEQSCQRYTLDLLVPDTLPAALQEIELVYYLMHGMSDGQSHTEAEITVATNLAHAAEQAGVKRIIYMGSLVSPKPKSAHMLARIATGEALARGAVPVTELRAGIIIAPGSAAFEVMRDLVGHMPLALVPRAIDTKAPPIALDNIIYYLVKLAEMPHTAGQIFEAAGPEWLSYRQLMLCIAKQLKRSINIIVLPGLPVRLACSVLGVITSVPQALAKALIDGLAEPLQAQPDKLRQLLPQPLLSVEQAIAEVLKQEQVETYPKRWRDGVPRFRNFSSLHGFYAKCAKKSLRVNASAEAIWQVVNMLGGRRRYFYFDSLWALREWMDFLLGGPGREHGRSDFRQLKVGDRVDSWEILSVEEAALLVMRFGMKAPGGGGMQISIDPDGQQQRLEVALYWHPAGFWGLVYWYFFAPWHRWLLWGMTKNMAKLAEQKQQALQAKSPS; from the coding sequence ATGCGAATATTGGTCATAGGCGCCTTAGGAACCATTGGCAGCAAGCTAGTTCCGGCTTTGTTGCAAGAGGGGCATGATGTATCGATTAGTTCGCGAGATCCAAAAAAGCCCTGTCCTTGGCCAGAGCAAAGCTGTCAGCGTTATACCCTCGATTTGTTAGTTCCCGACACCTTGCCTGCTGCGTTACAGGAGATCGAATTAGTCTATTACCTGATGCATGGCATGAGTGATGGTCAGTCGCACACTGAGGCCGAGATCACTGTCGCCACTAACTTGGCCCACGCCGCCGAGCAGGCAGGGGTAAAACGCATCATTTATATGGGTAGTTTAGTTTCACCCAAGCCTAAATCTGCCCATATGTTAGCGCGTATTGCCACCGGTGAAGCCTTGGCCCGTGGCGCCGTTCCGGTGACCGAGCTGCGCGCCGGGATCATCATTGCGCCGGGCTCGGCAGCCTTTGAGGTGATGCGAGATTTAGTTGGACACATGCCTTTAGCCTTGGTGCCAAGGGCGATTGATACAAAGGCTCCACCCATTGCCTTAGACAATATTATTTATTACTTAGTGAAGTTGGCAGAAATGCCACACACAGCTGGGCAAATATTTGAAGCGGCCGGTCCAGAATGGTTAAGTTATCGCCAGTTGATGTTGTGCATTGCCAAACAACTTAAGCGCTCGATTAACATTATTGTATTACCGGGTTTGCCGGTGCGTTTGGCATGCTCGGTATTAGGCGTGATTACGTCAGTACCGCAAGCATTGGCTAAGGCTTTGATTGATGGCTTGGCGGAGCCCTTGCAAGCGCAGCCCGATAAGTTACGCCAATTGTTGCCTCAGCCCTTGTTGAGTGTTGAGCAGGCGATTGCCGAGGTACTAAAACAAGAACAGGTTGAAACTTACCCTAAGCGCTGGCGTGATGGCGTTCCACGATTTCGCAATTTTTCTTCCTTACATGGTTTTTATGCTAAGTGTGCTAAGAAATCGCTACGGGTGAATGCCTCAGCAGAAGCCATTTGGCAGGTGGTTAATATGCTGGGTGGGCGACGGCGCTATTTTTACTTTGATAGCCTTTGGGCCTTGCGAGAATGGATGGATTTTTTGCTGGGTGGGCCTGGCCGAGAACACGGGCGTAGTGATTTTCGTCAGTTAAAGGTGGGGGATAGGGTCGACTCTTGGGAAATCCTTAGTGTGGAAGAAGCGGCCTTGTTGGTAATGCGTTTTGGCATGAAGGCACCGGGCGGTGGCGGCATGCAAATTAGCATTGACCCTGATGGCCAGCAGCAGCGTTTAGAAGTGGCTTTGTATTGGCATCCGGCGGGTTTTTGGGGTTTGGTTTATTGGTATTTCTTTGCGCCTTGGCATCGCTGGCTATTGTGGGGGATGACCAAAAATATGGCCAAGTTAGCAGAACAAAAACAACAGGCTCTGCAAGCTAAGTCACCCAGCTAA
- a CDS encoding glycoside hydrolase family 43 protein — MKTITNPILCGFRPDPSIVRVGDDYYIATSTFEWFPGIMLHHSKDLQNWRIIGHVLNTQEHLDMRGMDNSEGVYAPTLSYADGKFWCCFANVHSCRGGTWMSTPAYVTCAEQITGPWSKPVSIGNYGFDPSLFHDDDGRKYMVNMVWDGRKNKDFFGGILAQEFDAEAGQLVGQPKIIFEGTELGCTEGPQIMKKDGWYYLITAEGGTSYEHAVTVCRSKNVWGPYQVHPENPLLSSNHQQQAELQRAGHGFLVETQQGEWFLSHLCGRPIFNPEQEQAQIKQTHGRCILGRETALQNIEWRDDWPWVVGGRVPQLTIKAPQLPIHVWPQSAPRDDFKETTLDVKYQSLTEPFDESWISLSQRPGYLRLAGRDYLYSRYHQSMLAQRITHFDCATETAVEFAAQSPRQMAGLVAYYARNGHYFLKKTVNDQGQAVLQVVGHINDEYLEFSQEQVINDAQAVYMRLQLNSHWYQFSYSLDGQNWLKIGPPLNATHLSDEGSGEIFRFTGSLVGLYACDLTGQQLAADFEYFEYQNFK; from the coding sequence ATGAAGACGATCACTAACCCCATCCTTTGCGGCTTCAGACCCGACCCGTCAATTGTACGTGTTGGCGACGACTACTATATTGCCACGTCTACCTTTGAATGGTTTCCCGGCATCATGCTGCACCATTCAAAAGATCTACAAAACTGGCGCATCATAGGTCATGTACTAAACACTCAAGAACACTTAGATATGCGCGGAATGGATAATTCCGAAGGTGTTTATGCCCCTACCTTGAGTTATGCAGATGGTAAGTTTTGGTGTTGTTTTGCCAATGTTCACTCTTGCCGCGGTGGCACTTGGATGTCTACCCCCGCTTATGTGACCTGCGCCGAACAGATTACCGGCCCCTGGAGTAAACCGGTTTCTATTGGCAACTACGGCTTTGACCCATCTTTATTTCATGATGACGACGGCAGAAAATACATGGTGAACATGGTCTGGGATGGCCGTAAAAATAAAGACTTCTTTGGCGGCATTCTCGCTCAAGAGTTTGACGCCGAAGCAGGCCAATTAGTCGGCCAGCCCAAGATCATCTTCGAAGGTACCGAGCTAGGCTGCACCGAAGGCCCACAGATCATGAAAAAAGATGGCTGGTACTATTTGATTACCGCCGAGGGAGGCACCAGTTATGAACATGCCGTTACGGTGTGCCGCTCTAAAAATGTCTGGGGGCCTTACCAAGTTCACCCAGAAAACCCCTTACTCAGCTCCAACCACCAACAACAGGCGGAGTTACAGCGCGCAGGCCACGGCTTTTTAGTGGAAACGCAACAAGGCGAGTGGTTTTTATCCCACCTTTGCGGCAGACCGATATTTAACCCAGAGCAAGAGCAAGCCCAAATCAAACAAACCCATGGTCGCTGCATTCTTGGCAGAGAAACTGCTCTGCAAAATATTGAATGGCGCGATGACTGGCCGTGGGTAGTTGGCGGGCGAGTACCGCAATTAACCATTAAAGCGCCGCAACTGCCAATCCATGTTTGGCCACAAAGCGCCCCTCGCGATGACTTCAAAGAAACCACGCTCGATGTCAAATACCAATCGCTAACAGAGCCCTTTGATGAGTCATGGATATCCTTAAGCCAACGCCCCGGCTATTTGCGTTTGGCTGGCCGGGATTATCTCTACTCTCGCTACCATCAAAGCATGTTAGCCCAGCGCATCACCCACTTCGATTGTGCCACCGAAACCGCTGTTGAATTTGCAGCACAATCACCACGGCAAATGGCCGGCTTAGTGGCTTATTATGCGCGCAATGGTCACTACTTTTTGAAAAAAACAGTCAATGACCAAGGTCAAGCGGTTCTGCAGGTAGTGGGTCATATCAACGATGAATATCTCGAATTTAGCCAAGAGCAAGTGATAAACGACGCCCAAGCTGTGTATATGCGCTTGCAACTCAATAGCCACTGGTATCAATTTAGCTACTCGTTAGATGGACAAAACTGGCTCAAGATTGGCCCCCCACTCAACGCCACCCATCTTTCAGACGAAGGTAGTGGTGAGATATTCCGCTTTACCGGAAGTTTAGTGGGTCTTTATGCCTGCGATCTAACAGGGCAACAACTGGCGGCTGACTTCGAGTATTTCGAATATCAAAATTTTAAGTGA
- a CDS encoding helix-turn-helix domain-containing protein, producing the protein MLFEKMAGQLSIDGQSLELNQGLLVFIPSLAIHEMEMDGDERRFSLFQFQRQLLQELNLWELNAQLQQTLVMQLSPQQTAFLSSHLAWLESIEQDEQQRMLTHSLLRSVLVFVASQQQTMCFDAQTSQQDLLKSKSLSKIIPLLQHLENQQSVHLSLQQAADICGMSKYHFSRVFKSLFAQNYKDYILKRKINTALNLLTETERSVAEIAYACDFSDSAYFCAKFKQVMGLSPGRFRRSTQTVSSFD; encoded by the coding sequence ATGCTATTTGAGAAAATGGCGGGTCAGCTCAGCATTGACGGCCAAAGCCTAGAGTTAAACCAAGGCTTGCTGGTATTCATTCCTTCCTTAGCCATTCACGAAATGGAAATGGACGGCGATGAGCGGCGCTTTAGTCTGTTTCAGTTTCAACGCCAGTTGCTCCAAGAGCTAAACCTATGGGAGCTAAATGCCCAGCTGCAACAAACCTTGGTGATGCAATTGTCGCCGCAGCAAACGGCATTTTTATCTAGCCACTTGGCTTGGCTGGAAAGTATTGAACAGGACGAGCAGCAACGTATGCTAACCCATAGCCTGTTACGTAGCGTGTTGGTATTTGTGGCGAGCCAACAGCAAACGATGTGTTTTGATGCTCAAACCAGCCAGCAGGACTTACTAAAAAGCAAAAGTTTGTCAAAAATTATTCCCTTGCTGCAACATCTAGAGAACCAGCAAAGTGTGCACTTAAGCCTGCAGCAGGCTGCCGATATTTGTGGTATGTCTAAATATCACTTCTCGCGGGTGTTTAAGTCTTTGTTTGCGCAAAATTACAAAGATTACATTTTAAAACGTAAGATCAATACCGCGCTTAACTTACTGACCGAAACCGAGCGAAGCGTTGCTGAGATTGCCTACGCTTGTGACTTTTCTGATAGTGCGTATTTTTGTGCCAAGTTTAAGCAAGTGATGGGTTTATCGCCGGGGCGTTTTCGCCGCTCAACCCAGACAGTGTCGTCTTTCGATTAG
- a CDS encoding DEAD/DEAH box helicase family protein: MSSASSLPIEALKTDFLAQLNQHHLVVEAATGSGKSTHLPVWAASLGKVLVVQPRRIACEALASYVSQQLAAAGKAYRVGYAIRFHSTVEQHTDIAFVTPGIALRWLAEGKLADYAVMIIDEFHERRWDSDLLLALVKPLALRIVVTSATLQGIGWRLTCQPKCCRLREGSFQLR, translated from the coding sequence ATGAGTTCTGCCTCATCATTGCCCATCGAAGCGCTAAAAACCGATTTTTTAGCGCAATTGAATCAACATCATCTAGTGGTAGAAGCCGCTACTGGCTCGGGTAAATCAACCCATTTACCGGTATGGGCCGCTAGCCTAGGTAAGGTGTTGGTGGTTCAGCCTAGGCGAATTGCTTGTGAAGCCTTAGCCAGTTATGTGTCGCAACAGTTGGCCGCGGCGGGAAAAGCCTACCGAGTAGGTTACGCTATTCGTTTTCACTCCACTGTTGAGCAACACACCGACATTGCTTTTGTGACACCGGGGATTGCTTTGCGTTGGTTGGCCGAGGGTAAGTTAGCGGACTATGCGGTGATGATTATCGATGAGTTTCACGAACGCCGTTGGGATTCAGATTTGTTATTGGCCTTGGTCAAACCACTCGCTCTGCGAATAGTTGTCACCTCGGCGACGTTGCAGGGGATAGGTTGGCGGCTTACTTGCCAGCCAAAGTGTTGCAGGCTCAGGGAAGGGAGTTTCCAGTTGAGGTGA
- a CDS encoding helicase-related protein: MDSLSKLDAQVLALHASISAEQRQTILDSSNEPRPRRVILATNVAETSLTIPRISAVIDSGLERRTQQRAGRTVLSLARISRASAEQRRGRAGRVQAGHCYRLWGEFAPLENTTPPQMQREELLEPMLFAASCGKALASLTFLEALPDKSLQLAKARLQTMQALVGEDSLSEHGKRLLKLPIDSYFSHLVELVSSANEKAAMLDLAAALSINQRLLSKPSGEHALKQLSHWQPLHCDMTMLLDLLRGRAWPEELDVNQQALTQAQELAEQLRAVMAQDDLAEAQPYDRDKLLGCLIEKAPELVYVRREKRPQAMANGHTEIELGRDSLLADEQAAALVFDIYSLPGRGHKQLKNIGLCMAPLSFTLLQAKQVGELVATGELDSEGRQCMQRVYAGRVIATEQHRASPEQCRQALVQQLLTKQLPDFQELNVAEDIAAWNLWVSLGEKHGGGEGQPLEVEAWLLERLQELGVEQVDDMSLLEPQDLQFAGIPSWLRADFEARYPRLLVLADLKLDIEYLSRTKQVIAHYHSGGRKAGPKRWELPAWSGWRVYYKKASKRVALT; the protein is encoded by the coding sequence TTGGACAGTTTAAGCAAGCTTGATGCGCAGGTGTTGGCGCTGCATGCTTCTATCAGTGCCGAGCAGCGACAAACGATTTTGGACTCATCCAATGAGCCGCGGCCTAGACGGGTGATTTTAGCCACTAATGTGGCCGAAACCAGCTTAACCATTCCGCGTATTTCTGCGGTGATTGACAGTGGCTTGGAGCGGCGAACCCAACAGCGTGCTGGTAGAACGGTGCTGAGTTTAGCGCGCATTTCACGCGCTAGCGCCGAGCAGCGCCGTGGCCGTGCTGGGCGAGTACAAGCTGGCCATTGTTATCGCTTATGGGGAGAATTTGCACCCTTAGAAAACACCACTCCGCCGCAAATGCAGCGCGAGGAGTTATTGGAACCGATGTTGTTTGCTGCCAGTTGTGGCAAAGCCTTAGCGAGTTTGACGTTTTTAGAAGCATTGCCCGATAAGTCGCTGCAACTGGCTAAAGCCCGCTTGCAAACGATGCAGGCCTTAGTCGGGGAAGATAGCTTGAGCGAACATGGTAAGCGTTTGCTTAAGTTGCCAATAGATAGTTATTTTTCCCACTTAGTCGAGTTGGTTAGCTCGGCCAATGAGAAAGCGGCGATGCTTGACCTTGCGGCGGCATTAAGTATTAACCAACGATTGTTGTCAAAACCCAGTGGGGAGCATGCCTTAAAGCAGTTGAGCCATTGGCAGCCCTTACATTGTGATATGACGATGCTGTTGGATTTGCTGCGTGGTCGGGCTTGGCCAGAAGAGCTAGATGTCAATCAGCAAGCCTTAACTCAGGCTCAAGAGCTGGCCGAGCAGTTACGAGCAGTGATGGCGCAGGATGATTTAGCCGAAGCGCAGCCTTACGACCGCGACAAACTGTTAGGCTGTTTAATTGAGAAGGCTCCTGAGCTGGTGTATGTGCGCAGGGAAAAACGCCCACAGGCCATGGCTAATGGCCACACCGAAATAGAACTGGGGCGAGATAGTTTGCTGGCAGATGAACAAGCCGCAGCACTGGTATTCGATATCTATAGTTTGCCGGGTAGAGGCCATAAACAGTTAAAAAATATTGGTCTGTGCATGGCGCCGTTAAGCTTCACCTTACTTCAGGCTAAGCAAGTGGGTGAATTAGTGGCGACTGGCGAACTCGACAGTGAAGGTCGCCAGTGCATGCAGCGGGTTTATGCCGGAAGAGTAATCGCTACTGAGCAGCATCGGGCGAGTCCCGAGCAATGTCGGCAGGCTTTAGTGCAGCAGTTATTAACCAAGCAACTGCCAGATTTCCAAGAATTGAACGTAGCTGAGGATATTGCAGCATGGAATTTGTGGGTGAGCTTGGGCGAAAAGCACGGCGGTGGTGAAGGTCAACCGCTAGAAGTTGAGGCTTGGCTGCTTGAGCGCTTGCAAGAGCTTGGGGTAGAGCAAGTCGATGATATGTCGTTGCTAGAGCCGCAGGACTTACAGTTTGCTGGGATCCCCAGTTGGTTACGCGCAGATTTCGAAGCGCGTTATCCAAGGCTCTTAGTATTAGCCGATTTGAAATTAGATATAGAGTACTTAAGTCGTACTAAGCAGGTAATTGCTCACTATCATTCTGGTGGCCGAAAAGCCGGACCCAAGCGTTGGGAGTTACCCGCTTGGAGCGGCTGGCGAGTTTATTATAAAAAGGCCAGCAAACGCGTGGCTTTAACGTGA